Proteins co-encoded in one Paraburkholderia edwinii genomic window:
- the icd gene encoding NADP-dependent isocitrate dehydrogenase, with amino-acid sequence MAYQHIKVPTGGDKITVNANFSLNVSDQPIIPYIEGDGTGVDITPVMIKVVDAAVEKAYGGKKKIHWMEVFAGEKATKVYGPDVWLPEETLAVVKEYVVSIKGPLTTPVGGGIRSLNVALRQELDLYVCLRPVQYFKGVPSPVREPEKTNMVIFRENSEDIYAGIEWAAESEQAKKVIKFLRDEMGVKKIRFPDTSAIGVKPVSKEGTERLVRKAIQYAIDNDRRSVTLVHKGNIMKFTEGAFRDYGYALAQKEFGAELVDGGPWMKIKNPKSGNEIVVKDVIADAFLQQILLRPAEYDVIATLNLNGDYVSDALAAQVGGIGIAPGANMSDSVAMFEATHGTAPKYAGKDYVNPGSEILSAEMMLRHLGWTEAADVIISSMEKSILQKRVTYDFARLMEGATQVSCSGFGQVMIENM; translated from the coding sequence ATGGCGTATCAGCACATCAAGGTTCCGACGGGCGGTGACAAGATCACCGTCAATGCGAATTTCTCGCTCAACGTTTCCGACCAGCCGATCATTCCGTATATCGAAGGCGACGGTACCGGTGTCGATATCACGCCGGTGATGATCAAGGTCGTCGATGCGGCGGTCGAGAAGGCGTACGGCGGCAAGAAAAAAATCCACTGGATGGAAGTTTTTGCCGGCGAGAAGGCGACCAAGGTGTACGGGCCCGATGTGTGGCTGCCGGAAGAAACGCTTGCCGTGGTCAAGGAATACGTGGTGTCGATCAAGGGCCCGCTGACGACGCCGGTCGGCGGCGGCATCCGCTCGCTGAACGTCGCGCTGCGCCAGGAACTGGACCTGTACGTGTGTCTGCGCCCCGTGCAGTACTTCAAGGGCGTGCCGTCGCCGGTGCGCGAGCCGGAGAAAACCAACATGGTGATCTTCCGCGAGAACTCGGAAGACATCTACGCGGGCATCGAATGGGCCGCGGAATCGGAGCAGGCGAAGAAGGTCATCAAATTCCTGCGCGACGAAATGGGCGTGAAGAAAATCCGCTTCCCGGATACCTCGGCGATTGGCGTGAAGCCGGTGTCGAAGGAAGGCACCGAGCGTCTTGTGCGCAAGGCGATCCAGTACGCGATCGACAACGACCGTCGTTCGGTCACGCTCGTGCATAAGGGCAACATCATGAAGTTCACCGAGGGCGCGTTCCGTGACTACGGCTATGCGCTCGCGCAGAAGGAATTCGGCGCTGAACTGGTGGACGGCGGCCCGTGGATGAAGATCAAGAACCCGAAGTCGGGCAACGAGATCGTCGTGAAGGACGTGATCGCCGACGCGTTCCTGCAGCAGATCCTGCTGCGTCCGGCCGAATACGACGTGATCGCGACGCTGAACCTGAATGGCGACTACGTGTCGGACGCGCTTGCCGCGCAAGTCGGCGGTATCGGCATCGCGCCGGGCGCGAACATGTCGGATTCGGTTGCGATGTTCGAAGCGACGCATGGCACCGCGCCGAAGTACGCGGGCAAGGACTATGTGAATCCGGGCTCGGAAATCCTCTCGGCCGAAATGATGCTGCGTCACCTCGGCTGGACCGAAGCCGCTGACGTGATCATTTCGTCGATGGAGAAATCGATCCTGCAGAAGCGCGTGACGTACGACTTCGCGCGTCTGATGGAAGGCGCGACGCAAGTGTCGTGTTCTGGCTTCGGTCAGGTGATGATCGAGAATATGTGA
- a CDS encoding pseudouridine synthase, with the protein MTLLALNKPYGTICQFSPHDTRASLADWVRVPGVYPAGRLDSDSEGLLLLTDDGALQTRIAEPRHKLVKRYWAQVEGTPRDADLKALARGVDLGDYMTRPCRAEFVEPPATLWPRNPPIRYRAAIPTTWIELSITEGKNRQVRRMTAAVGYPTLRLVRVGIGALDIFALGLEPGDSTELPARAPWDGVA; encoded by the coding sequence ATGACGCTGCTCGCCCTGAACAAGCCCTACGGTACGATCTGCCAGTTCTCGCCGCACGACACGCGCGCGTCGCTCGCGGACTGGGTGCGCGTGCCCGGCGTCTATCCGGCGGGCCGGCTCGATTCCGACAGCGAAGGCTTGCTGCTGCTCACCGACGACGGCGCGCTGCAAACACGCATCGCCGAGCCGCGTCACAAACTTGTCAAACGCTACTGGGCGCAAGTCGAAGGCACGCCGCGCGACGCGGACCTGAAAGCGCTCGCACGCGGCGTCGATCTCGGCGACTATATGACGCGCCCCTGCCGCGCCGAATTCGTCGAGCCGCCCGCCACGCTGTGGCCGCGCAATCCGCCGATCCGCTATCGCGCGGCCATTCCGACCACGTGGATCGAACTGTCGATCACCGAAGGCAAGAACCGGCAAGTGCGCCGAATGACGGCCGCAGTCGGGTACCCGACCTTGCGTCTTGTGCGCGTCGGCATCGGCGCGCTCGATATCTTCGCGCTCGGCCTTGAACCTGGCGACTCCACCGAACTGCCCGCGCGCGCGCCATGGGACGGGGTCGCCTAG
- a CDS encoding DUF192 domain-containing protein, whose product MRFNPRSLWANFAARLALAVALSVVALSFAALPARDAFAQIPPGAKQPGDFPRVKLTAGMFVIDAAVAANDPDREQGLMYRTELKPNEGMLFVFNENAVHCFWMKNTLIPLSIAFIRADGTITDIDEMQAETENNHCPRNNGVYALEMSKGWFASKGIKPGMKLQGLPQPQ is encoded by the coding sequence GTGCGATTCAACCCGCGCTCGCTATGGGCGAATTTTGCGGCGCGCCTCGCGCTTGCCGTTGCGTTGTCGGTCGTCGCGTTGTCGTTTGCCGCCCTGCCGGCGCGCGACGCGTTTGCGCAAATTCCGCCCGGCGCGAAACAGCCCGGCGACTTCCCGCGCGTGAAGCTGACGGCCGGCATGTTCGTGATCGACGCCGCCGTGGCCGCGAACGATCCGGACCGCGAGCAAGGTCTCATGTATCGCACCGAGCTGAAGCCGAACGAAGGCATGCTGTTCGTGTTCAACGAGAACGCGGTGCACTGCTTCTGGATGAAGAACACGCTGATCCCGCTGTCGATCGCGTTTATCCGCGCCGACGGCACGATCACCGATATCGACGAGATGCAGGCGGAAACCGAGAACAACCATTGCCCGCGCAACAACGGCGTCTACGCGCTCGAAATGAGCAAGGGCTGGTTCGCGTCGAAGGGCATCAAGCCCGGCATGAAGCTTCAGGGATTGCCGCAGCCGCAGTAA
- the fusA gene encoding elongation factor G, which produces MPRKTPIERYRNIGISAHIDAGKTTTTERILFYTGVTHKIGEVHDGAATMDWMEQEQERGITITSAATTAFWKGMAGNYPEHRINIIDTPGHVDFTIEVERSMRVLDGACMVYDSVGGVQPQSETVWRQANKYKVPRIAFVNKMDRVGADFFRVQKQIGERLKGVAVPIQIPIGAEEHFEGVVDLVKMKAIVWDDESQGIKFEYKEIPANLVELAHEWREKMVEAAAEADEALLEKYLEDHESLTEDEIKGALRKRTIANEIVPMLCGSAFKNKGVQAMLDAVIDYLPSPVDVPAILGHDENDNEAERHPSDDEPFSALAFKIMTDPFVGQLIFFRVYSGVVESGDTVYNAVKEKKERLGRILQMHANERKEIKEVRAGDIAAAVGLKEATTGDTLCDPSKIIILERMIFPEPVISQAVEPKTKADQEKMGIALNRLAQEDPSFRVATDEESGQTIISGMGELHLEILVDRMKREFGVEATVGKPQVAYRETVRTKVEDVEGKFVKQSGGRGQYGHAVITLEPNPTKGHEFVDAIKGGVIPREFIPAVEKGILETLKAGVLAGYPVVDTKVTLTFGSYHDVDSNENAFRMAGSMAFKDAMRKAKPVLLEPMMAVEVETPEEFMGNVMGDLSGRRGIVQGMEDIAGGGGKLVRAEVPLAEMFGYSTSLRSLTQGRATYTMEFKHYAETPNNVSEAIINTKHK; this is translated from the coding sequence GTGCCCCGCAAGACTCCCATCGAGCGCTATCGCAATATCGGGATCAGCGCTCACATCGATGCCGGCAAAACTACCACCACCGAGCGCATCCTTTTTTACACTGGCGTGACCCACAAGATCGGCGAGGTTCACGACGGCGCGGCGACGATGGACTGGATGGAGCAGGAACAGGAGCGCGGCATCACGATCACGTCGGCTGCCACGACGGCATTCTGGAAGGGCATGGCCGGCAATTATCCGGAGCACCGGATCAACATCATCGACACCCCCGGGCACGTCGACTTCACCATCGAAGTCGAGCGCTCGATGCGCGTGCTCGACGGCGCGTGCATGGTGTACGACTCGGTCGGCGGCGTGCAGCCCCAGTCGGAAACCGTGTGGCGCCAGGCAAACAAGTACAAGGTGCCGCGCATTGCGTTCGTCAACAAGATGGATCGCGTCGGCGCCGACTTCTTCCGCGTGCAGAAGCAGATCGGCGAGCGCCTCAAAGGCGTCGCGGTGCCGATCCAGATTCCGATCGGCGCCGAAGAGCATTTCGAAGGCGTGGTCGACCTCGTCAAGATGAAGGCGATTGTCTGGGACGACGAAAGCCAGGGCATCAAGTTCGAGTACAAGGAAATCCCGGCGAATCTCGTCGAGCTTGCGCACGAGTGGCGCGAGAAGATGGTCGAGGCGGCCGCCGAAGCCGACGAAGCGCTGCTCGAAAAGTACCTCGAAGACCACGAGAGCCTGACCGAAGACGAGATCAAGGGCGCGCTCAGAAAGCGCACGATCGCCAATGAGATCGTGCCGATGCTGTGCGGCAGCGCGTTCAAGAACAAGGGCGTGCAGGCGATGCTCGACGCGGTGATCGACTATCTGCCGTCGCCGGTCGACGTGCCCGCGATTCTCGGCCACGACGAAAACGACAACGAAGCGGAGCGCCATCCGAGCGACGACGAGCCGTTCTCCGCGCTCGCGTTCAAGATCATGACGGACCCGTTCGTCGGCCAGCTGATCTTCTTCCGCGTGTACTCGGGTGTGGTCGAATCGGGCGATACGGTCTACAACGCGGTGAAGGAAAAGAAGGAGCGCCTCGGCCGGATCCTTCAGATGCACGCGAACGAGCGCAAGGAAATCAAGGAAGTGCGCGCAGGCGACATCGCGGCGGCAGTGGGCCTCAAGGAAGCGACCACCGGCGACACGCTGTGCGACCCTAGCAAGATCATCATCCTCGAGCGGATGATTTTCCCGGAGCCGGTCATTTCGCAGGCCGTCGAACCGAAGACGAAGGCCGACCAGGAAAAGATGGGCATTGCGCTGAACCGTCTCGCGCAGGAAGACCCGTCATTCCGCGTCGCCACCGACGAGGAGTCGGGCCAGACGATCATCTCCGGCATGGGCGAGCTGCACCTTGAAATTCTGGTCGACCGGATGAAGCGCGAGTTCGGCGTCGAAGCGACGGTCGGCAAGCCTCAGGTTGCGTATCGCGAGACGGTGCGCACGAAGGTCGAAGACGTCGAAGGCAAATTCGTCAAGCAGTCGGGCGGCCGCGGCCAGTACGGCCACGCGGTGATCACGCTCGAACCGAATCCGACGAAGGGCCACGAATTCGTCGACGCGATCAAGGGCGGCGTGATTCCGCGCGAGTTCATCCCGGCGGTCGAGAAGGGCATCCTGGAGACGTTGAAAGCAGGCGTGCTCGCGGGTTACCCCGTAGTCGACACGAAGGTCACGCTGACGTTCGGTTCGTACCACGATGTCGACTCGAACGAAAACGCGTTCCGCATGGCCGGCTCGATGGCGTTCAAGGACGCGATGCGCAAGGCGAAGCCCGTGCTGCTCGAACCGATGATGGCCGTCGAAGTGGAAACGCCGGAAGAATTCATGGGCAACGTGATGGGCGACCTGTCCGGCCGGCGCGGCATCGTGCAGGGCATGGAAGACATCGCGGGCGGCGGCGGCAAGCTGGTGCGCGCCGAAGTGCCGCTTGCCGAAATGTTCGGCTATTCGACGTCGTTGCGTTCGCTCACGCAGGGCCGCGCGACGTACACGATGGAATTCAAGCACTACGCCGAAACGCCGAACAACGTGTCGGAAGCGATCATCAACACGAAACATAAGTAA
- a CDS encoding cupin domain-containing protein, producing the protein MSHDHDHDHDDTRDKAAHGPHGTQDQPIDWREHGVKVIRGDQLDTNTAQTPGMNRAAAINAARVGAQKIWAGTVTIHPNAKTGAHHHGALESVIYVVRGHARMRWGEHLEFTAEAGPGDFIFVPPYVPHQEINASTDDPLECVLVRSDNEAVVVNLNIDAVEQPETVYWVDPIHKHPHQH; encoded by the coding sequence ATGAGCCACGACCACGATCACGATCACGACGACACCCGTGACAAAGCGGCGCACGGCCCGCACGGAACGCAGGATCAACCGATCGACTGGCGCGAACACGGCGTGAAGGTGATCCGCGGCGACCAGCTCGACACGAACACCGCGCAAACGCCGGGCATGAACCGCGCGGCCGCAATCAACGCGGCGCGCGTCGGCGCGCAGAAAATCTGGGCCGGCACAGTGACGATCCACCCGAACGCGAAGACAGGCGCGCATCATCACGGCGCGCTCGAAAGCGTGATCTACGTGGTGCGCGGCCACGCGCGCATGCGCTGGGGCGAGCACCTCGAATTCACCGCCGAAGCGGGCCCCGGCGACTTCATCTTCGTGCCGCCTTACGTGCCGCATCAGGAAATCAACGCGAGCACGGACGACCCGCTCGAATGCGTGCTCGTGCGCAGCGATAACGAGGCGGTCGTCGTGAACCTCAATATCGACGCGGTCGAACAGCCGGAAACCGTCTATTGGGTCGATCCGATCCACAAACATCCGCACCAGCACTGA
- a CDS encoding HoxN/HupN/NixA family nickel/cobalt transporter has product MTPTATRLRLPTRQIITLYAALIAVNLGAWAWALIALRHYPLLLGTALLAYGFGLRHAVDADHIAAIDAVTRKLMQQGKRPLGVGLAFSLGHSTIVIAATIGIAATALSLHSRFDAFKAVGGTIGTMVSAAFLLVLAGVNLTILRDVWRRYRHAQRSGDHNGNDADGGHAAAHANLEAAARAAAPAGLLSRALKPLFRVVTKSWHMYPVGVLFGLGFDTATEIGLLAIAAAEAGKGLPLYSILVFPALFTAGMTLVDSTDNVLMVHAYGWAMDDPKRKLYYNASITFVSALVAIAIGGVEALGLIADKLGLSGRAWDAIGAVNAQFGTLGYGIVATFMACWIGSILFHRWRRAPSAPSAR; this is encoded by the coding sequence ATGACGCCGACCGCCACGCGCCTTCGTCTTCCGACACGACAGATCATTACGCTGTATGCGGCGCTGATTGCCGTGAACCTTGGCGCGTGGGCGTGGGCGCTGATCGCGTTGCGCCACTATCCGCTGCTGCTGGGCACCGCGCTGCTCGCGTACGGCTTCGGTCTGCGGCACGCGGTCGACGCGGACCATATCGCGGCAATCGATGCGGTCACGCGCAAGCTCATGCAGCAGGGCAAGCGGCCACTGGGCGTCGGCCTCGCGTTTTCGCTCGGCCATTCGACGATCGTGATCGCCGCGACGATCGGCATCGCGGCCACGGCGTTGTCGCTGCACAGCCGCTTCGACGCATTTAAGGCGGTCGGCGGCACGATCGGCACGATGGTGTCGGCGGCATTTCTGCTCGTGCTCGCGGGAGTCAACCTGACGATTCTGCGCGACGTGTGGCGCCGTTATCGCCACGCGCAGCGCAGCGGCGATCACAACGGCAACGACGCCGATGGCGGCCATGCAGCGGCCCACGCGAACCTCGAAGCCGCAGCGCGCGCCGCCGCACCGGCGGGATTGCTGTCGCGCGCGTTAAAGCCGCTCTTTCGCGTCGTCACGAAGAGCTGGCATATGTACCCAGTCGGCGTGCTTTTCGGCCTTGGCTTCGACACCGCGACCGAGATCGGCCTGCTCGCGATCGCCGCGGCCGAGGCCGGCAAAGGCCTGCCGCTCTATTCGATTCTCGTGTTTCCGGCGCTCTTCACCGCGGGCATGACACTCGTCGATTCGACCGACAACGTGCTGATGGTGCACGCATACGGCTGGGCCATGGACGACCCGAAGCGCAAGCTCTACTACAACGCGAGCATCACGTTTGTCTCGGCACTGGTTGCGATCGCGATCGGCGGCGTCGAGGCGCTCGGCCTGATCGCCGACAAGCTGGGTCTGTCCGGCCGCGCATGGGATGCGATCGGCGCGGTCAACGCGCAGTTCGGCACGCTCGGATACGGCATCGTCGCCACCTTCATGGCGTGCTGGATCGGTTCGATCCTGTTCCACCGCTGGCGGCGTGCCCCGTCGGCACCGTCCGCGCGGTAA
- a CDS encoding ABC transporter substrate-binding protein: MKIPADHPYLPSLRRALEAARSEADPYGNHAIDEFLAGRLSRRELLRYASVIGLSLAGTGLFASREARAQGASNATIRVAHLTPAGAVDPLTVTDAGGLALLNQTGEFLVDDDSEKLTLRPALALSWKPNDKGDVWTFKLRQNVKFSNGEPFAAKDVAATFDRLTDPTTGSAALSVFKGVLSKGATKVVDDHTIEFHLDAPTGNFPYYVSSDNYNAIILPASYQGDYEKSFVGTGAFKLEKYQPKVGASFVRNPDYWGEKALPERVQFTFYADQQAQILALQGRQADVMGTFTVQGGRGLLNNPEFKVIGVKSSAHRQIHMRNDSPQFKDKRVRQALALAIDRDVIVRGLFQGRAQVGNDSPFAPVFSSSDAGVPQRKIDVAKAKQLLAQAGVPNGFDITLTTEKYMELPDLAVVVQNYAKAIGVRINLKVESQSMYYGAGVPGKSDWLDSPLGITDYGARGVPNVFLKAPLTSTGTWNAAHFRNPQYDRLVANFDAALDITSQKRISAQIQTLLLDETPVIIPFFYDQLVAARAKLSGVRFTALAQLYFDRAVIAA; encoded by the coding sequence ATGAAGATCCCCGCGGACCACCCGTATCTGCCGTCCCTACGACGCGCCCTCGAAGCCGCACGCAGTGAAGCCGACCCGTACGGCAATCATGCAATCGACGAATTCCTCGCGGGCCGCCTGTCGCGCCGCGAACTGTTGCGCTACGCAAGCGTGATCGGCCTTTCGCTCGCGGGCACCGGTCTTTTCGCGTCGCGCGAAGCGCGTGCGCAAGGCGCGTCGAATGCGACGATCCGCGTTGCGCACCTGACGCCCGCCGGCGCCGTCGATCCGCTCACGGTGACCGACGCCGGCGGCCTCGCGCTTCTGAATCAAACCGGCGAGTTCCTCGTCGACGACGACAGCGAGAAACTGACGCTGCGCCCCGCCCTCGCCCTATCGTGGAAGCCGAACGACAAAGGCGACGTGTGGACCTTCAAGCTGCGCCAGAACGTGAAGTTCAGCAATGGCGAACCGTTCGCCGCGAAAGACGTCGCCGCTACCTTCGACCGCCTGACGGACCCGACGACGGGCTCAGCCGCGCTGTCGGTATTTAAGGGCGTGCTGTCGAAAGGTGCCACGAAGGTCGTCGACGATCACACGATCGAATTTCACCTCGACGCGCCGACCGGCAACTTCCCGTACTACGTTTCGTCGGACAACTACAACGCGATCATTCTGCCGGCGAGCTACCAGGGCGATTACGAAAAAAGCTTCGTCGGCACCGGCGCGTTCAAGCTCGAAAAGTACCAGCCGAAAGTCGGCGCGTCGTTCGTGCGCAATCCCGACTATTGGGGCGAAAAAGCATTACCCGAACGCGTGCAGTTCACGTTCTACGCGGATCAGCAGGCGCAGATTCTCGCGCTGCAAGGCCGCCAGGCCGACGTGATGGGCACGTTCACCGTACAGGGCGGCCGGGGTCTGCTGAACAACCCCGAATTCAAGGTGATCGGCGTGAAGTCGAGTGCGCATCGTCAGATTCATATGCGCAACGACAGCCCGCAGTTCAAGGACAAGCGCGTGCGCCAGGCGCTGGCGCTCGCGATCGACCGCGACGTGATCGTGCGCGGGCTCTTTCAGGGCCGCGCGCAGGTCGGTAACGACAGCCCGTTCGCGCCGGTGTTCTCGTCTTCGGACGCCGGTGTGCCGCAACGCAAGATCGATGTCGCGAAGGCCAAACAGTTGCTCGCGCAAGCGGGCGTGCCGAACGGCTTCGACATCACGCTGACCACAGAAAAGTACATGGAGCTGCCCGACCTCGCGGTCGTCGTGCAGAACTACGCGAAGGCGATCGGCGTGCGCATCAACCTGAAAGTGGAAAGCCAGTCGATGTATTACGGCGCGGGCGTGCCGGGCAAGTCCGACTGGCTCGATTCGCCGCTCGGCATCACCGATTACGGCGCGCGCGGCGTACCGAACGTATTCCTGAAAGCGCCGTTGACGAGCACGGGTACGTGGAATGCTGCGCATTTCCGGAATCCGCAATACGATCGGCTTGTGGCGAATTTCGACGCAGCGCTCGACATCACGTCACAAAAGCGCATTTCCGCCCAGATCCAGACACTCTTGCTCGATGAAACTCCGGTGATCATTCCGTTCTTCTACGATCAGTTGGTAGCGGCGCGCGCGAAGCTGAGCGGCGTGCGTTTTACTGCGCTCGCGCAGTTGTATTTCGATCGCGCGGTGATTGCCGCGTAG
- a CDS encoding ABC transporter permease encodes MSTSASTAATAKRVASGNAARVAGFLATRLALALVTLWLLSVLVFAGGQMLPGDIGRAILGPLADARAVAALNHQLGADRPLFTQYSQWITHLLHGDMGTSYAFREPVAPFIGSALANSAKLGLLAFIVVVPLGIAGGVWAALHEGRWIDRTISVAGLSATVVPEFVSSIVLILVFGIWLRWLPIEAAAPPGAGALEQLRHLILPVLPLVFIFFGYIARMARAGTVEALDADYTRTAILKGLPPHVVIFRHVLRNALLPTVTVAATQLGYMIGGLVVVETLFHYEGIGSLIYNAAKAKDFPMLEAGVLTVGVVYTVANFIADALHVTLNPRLRVRSAE; translated from the coding sequence ATGTCGACTTCCGCCTCTACCGCCGCCACCGCAAAACGCGTCGCTTCAGGCAACGCGGCGCGTGTCGCGGGTTTTCTCGCGACGCGTCTTGCGCTTGCGCTCGTGACGTTGTGGCTGCTATCGGTGCTTGTGTTCGCAGGCGGCCAAATGCTGCCGGGCGATATCGGCCGCGCAATACTCGGGCCGCTCGCCGATGCGCGTGCGGTCGCCGCGCTCAATCATCAGCTCGGCGCGGACCGGCCGCTCTTCACGCAATACTCGCAGTGGATCACGCATCTGCTGCACGGCGATATGGGCACGTCGTACGCGTTTCGCGAACCGGTCGCGCCGTTTATCGGCAGCGCGCTCGCGAATTCAGCAAAGCTCGGCCTGCTCGCGTTTATCGTCGTCGTGCCACTCGGCATCGCGGGCGGCGTGTGGGCCGCATTGCACGAAGGACGATGGATCGACCGCACGATCAGCGTCGCGGGACTGTCGGCGACGGTGGTGCCGGAGTTCGTCTCGTCGATCGTGCTGATACTCGTGTTCGGTATCTGGCTGCGCTGGCTGCCGATCGAAGCGGCCGCGCCGCCCGGCGCCGGCGCGCTCGAACAATTGCGGCATCTGATTCTGCCGGTGCTGCCGCTCGTATTCATCTTCTTCGGCTATATCGCGCGGATGGCGCGCGCGGGCACCGTCGAAGCGCTCGATGCCGACTACACGCGCACGGCGATTCTCAAAGGCTTGCCGCCGCACGTCGTGATTTTCCGGCACGTGCTGCGCAATGCGCTGCTGCCGACGGTCACGGTCGCCGCGACCCAGCTCGGCTATATGATCGGCGGCCTCGTCGTCGTGGAGACGCTGTTTCACTACGAAGGTATCGGCTCGCTGATCTACAACGCCGCGAAAGCGAAGGACTTCCCGATGCTCGAGGCCGGCGTGCTGACGGTCGGCGTGGTCTATACGGTGGCCAATTTCATCGCGGACGCGCTGCATGTGACGTTGAATCCGCGTCTGCGCGTACGGAGCGCCGAATGA
- a CDS encoding ABC transporter permease has product MTSAAPGTPEAREASAATGTAAGTVGASTATPAAAPPPRAQDPRYERLLLLLRSPSFVVGALIVLWWVACAIAGTWIAPHDAYASDPLNSLLPPDHTHWFGTDQLGRDVYSRVIVGARDILTIAPLATLVGTVAGTALGLIVGYFGGWVDHVIGRAIDAVLALPLVIVALLALAAVGASNLTVILVIGITFMPITARTVRAAVLAERHLDYVAAAQLRGEHALYIMFAEILPNVLPPIVVEATVRLGYAIFSVATLSFLGFGIQPPSADWGLALSESYTLMAGGAWWTVVFDAAAIASLVVGVNLIADSVEGVLDR; this is encoded by the coding sequence ATGACGAGCGCCGCACCGGGTACACCTGAGGCGCGTGAGGCGTCTGCAGCAACAGGCACGGCGGCGGGCACGGTGGGTGCAAGCACCGCGACGCCCGCCGCCGCGCCGCCGCCGCGCGCGCAGGACCCGCGCTACGAGCGGCTGCTTCTGCTGCTGCGCTCGCCGAGCTTCGTCGTCGGCGCGCTGATCGTGCTGTGGTGGGTGGCCTGCGCGATTGCCGGCACGTGGATCGCGCCGCACGACGCGTACGCATCCGATCCGCTCAATTCGCTGCTACCGCCCGATCACACGCACTGGTTCGGCACCGACCAGCTCGGCCGCGACGTCTATTCGCGGGTGATTGTCGGCGCGCGCGACATCCTGACCATCGCGCCGCTCGCTACGCTCGTCGGCACTGTCGCGGGCACCGCGCTCGGTTTGATCGTCGGCTACTTCGGCGGCTGGGTCGATCATGTGATCGGCCGCGCGATTGACGCCGTGCTCGCGCTGCCGCTCGTGATCGTCGCGCTGCTCGCGCTCGCCGCGGTCGGCGCGTCGAACCTCACGGTGATACTCGTGATCGGCATCACGTTCATGCCGATTACCGCGCGCACTGTGCGCGCCGCGGTGCTTGCCGAACGCCATCTCGACTATGTCGCCGCCGCGCAGCTGCGCGGCGAGCACGCGCTCTACATCATGTTCGCCGAGATCCTGCCGAACGTGCTGCCGCCGATCGTCGTTGAAGCCACTGTGCGTCTCGGCTACGCGATCTTCTCGGTCGCAACCCTATCGTTTCTCGGCTTCGGCATCCAGCCGCCTTCCGCGGACTGGGGGCTCGCGCTGTCCGAGTCGTACACGCTGATGGCGGGCGGCGCATGGTGGACCGTCGTGTTCGATGCGGCGGCGATCGCATCGCTGGTGGTCGGCGTGAACCTGATCGCCGACAGCGTCGAAGGAGTACTGGACCGATGA